One genomic segment of Colias croceus chromosome 16, ilColCroc2.1 includes these proteins:
- the LOC123698755 gene encoding receptor-type tyrosine-protein phosphatase zeta encodes MESPVRICLGAVLVVNLLLLSSTQISGHTLPQETTPTLTEERSSRRANSTWISRNKPKLPDVALNELHHKDTSSEENTEKNAKYKDRGRVRFNVHKSTTESSLRRVRSSTEASNVIIVTPTPEVKKPLEIIDSMRNYKKTKVSSTTEAMKTKAESQEELEEDDEDTGSYEKYTSSKFSDNSFFTSSFNDDEFSDKNKDGKDKNRDFSKSPFDFSNFFSKQSYTSNDESYKSDSFFDFDSELTTPKNDFFDKKYQEISSSILKNLDTIKAKQPPANGTNMQKIVKENIGFEKLSNATPHNTSTVIIKNTKEIRLMDNDKAGTDNSALSDVHGTSIYYEMSVLSTETYNITHTNDDDCDEDESSVPETTKSTPVKDELASITPSQKPMVEIPTDISKPVYDNEIGSTISSYFFPVSVAPTISSANPISSSYQNTVFSSERPIVVSTTSNPPRNRNYSKRLNLTGTKELGNNAASQSDQVSPNLVNRPNTRRFFHTTPKSRPVWMAPGRNVTRTSPTRVPSTIYSEHFDIKNRYSTQDPGPSRILTTLPSDIDPLLQSDIGGSKRVVHSHSFVDNKIPSLWKRGSTKFFPSSSSSTTTTTTTTTTTSAPHTTLMSEEQATTEARRDVNDFEILPTLAAWALAGLRSPPTRPAINVTGSTKNIDENELQKVGDIIEKRETTTSSTSTTPSSVLNRDIVLKNITEIDQNRLPWKPVFSSSFGSEGEIKDKTTESISERVPAESNISLQNSEEPATTETIISNEETTARAEIAESQSSWVASTVNLEQSSSDESEVTSQDTIPPVDPTKATGFESITKLPSDITTPSDDIIDSSDEKNEIVKATTKMPITDYEITTIRFSYVPTEPTIEVTETEAPTTDWHYAGPMRTRPTTTIQDAPITTYRPKYYTTTNAIEESTTIEDTTPQNEVSSQIMEKTTNKEPTTTESVTTDIMTETPTAETQSIETTTEPATTETEKTTTPETTTEMETTTIVVTVATEINTEIATVMTEAPSTVTQTETVPITSSEENIDFNEVVTQEAKPATTEATTITTTTEKELEKETTLFTTTETVTQQNGHFVHTDTTEDEESVETTTEAVTKDEDDESTTYAGEITTEASSRVLDDAVTGSGAGIAIAVSTIGVIALILLIGLLLVVRRRGRRGVYAQRCTPVSLDAYSLDSVSVGHRKGNQRLRASKRSYGNPAYDDEVTSHPMNYAALANFALDIDSITAEFTEIPTVTVRPEEVPPGCEDKNRYSNVLPLPETRVPLKRIGGDPTTEYINANYVTGPGNIRNYYIACQAPLSNTVVDFWRMMWEQNSRLIVMLTEYLENGVEKCYEYLPPSEISDNRRTFGEFQIILKKREQRDRYAISSVQLINLSTRTWREITHLWYFWPAKGVPEDYESVIDFLSEMRSYMKISQTAKEYDEEGLEVIYEDQNRSSYNNLSKLRSDDASGNGVNVYSPAKAEELLRRGYSTNGTLGKMKVASEVEGVRPCVVVCASGAGRSAALIAADICSRALAAGAADLPRTVRALRTQRPHSISNRHHYIFLYRLLSEYGNRLMGGGVDTI; translated from the exons ATGGAATCACCAGTTAGAATATGTTTAG GTGCAGTGTTAGTAGTAAATTTACTACTTTTAAGCAGCACACAAATTAGTGGTCACACGCTACCGCAAGAGACTACACCCACGCTTACAGAAGAGAGAAGTTCGAGACGTGCTAATTCGACGTGGATTTCCCGAAACAAACCTAAATTACCCGATGTAGCTCTCAACGAACTACACCATAAAGATACCTCCTCAGAAGAAAATACAGAGAAAAATGCTAAGTATAAAGATCGAGGAAGGGTTAGGTTTAATGTACATAAATCAACCACCGAAAGTTCCTTAAGACGCGTCAGATCTTCGACGGAAGCATCGAATGTTATTATAGTTACTCCGACACCAGAAGTAAAGAAACCTCTTGAGATTATTGACAGTATGCgcaattataagaaaacaaagGTATCTAGTACTACGGAGGCTATGAAAACAAAAGCAGAGAGCCAAGAAGAATTGGAAGAAGACGATGAAGATACTGGATCATATGAAAAGTATACTTCAAGTAAATTTAGtgataatagtttttttactTCTAGCTTTAATGATGATGAATTTAGTGATAAAAATAAGGATGGGAAAGACAAAAATCGAGATTTTAGCAAGTCACCATTCGacttttctaattttttttcaaaacaatCCTACACCTCAAATGATGAGTCCTATAAATCTGATAGCTTCTTTGACTTTGATAGTGAATTAACTACGCCTAAAAATGATTTCtttgacaaaaaatatcaGGAAATATCATCGAGTATATTGAAGAACTTAGATACAATAAAAGCGAAACAACCGCCTGCGAATGGAACAAACATGCAAAAAATTGTTAAGGAAAATATAGGATTTGAAAAGTTAAGTAACGCAACACCTCATAATACATCTACagttatcattaaaaataccaAAGAAATACGACTTATGGACAACGATAAAGCTGGTACGGATAATAGTGCACTCTCTGACGTTCACGGTACAAgcatttattatgaaatgtcAGTTTTATCAACGGAAACGTATAATATTACTCATACGAATGACGATGATTGTGATGAAGATGAAAGCAGCGTTCCAGAAACAACTAAAAGTACGCCAGTAAAAGATGAATTAGCTTCAATTACACCTTCACAAAAACCGATGGTAGAAATCCCAACAGATATCTCAAAACCCGTATATGACAATGAAATAGGGTCGACAATTTCTTCTTACTTTTTCCCCGTGAGCGTAGCACCTACCATTAGTTCAGCTAATCCAATTTCAAGTTCATATCAGAACACAGTGTTTTCTAGTGAAAGACCAATTGTTGTATCAACCACTAGCAATCCTCCTAGAAATCGAAATTATTCTAAACGCCTTAACTTAACTGGAACAAAAGAATTGGGTAACAATGCTGCCTCTCAAAGTGACCAAGTGTCGCCTAATCTTGTAAATAGACCAAATACTCGTAGATTCTTCCACACTACACCAAAATCTAGACCGGTGTGGATGGCTCCCGGCCGAAATGTTACGCGAACTTCACCTACTCGAGTACCATCAACTATATACTCTGAACATTTTGACATCaaaaatagatattccacTCAAGATCCTGGTCCTTCGAGAATATTGACCACATTGCCATCAGATATTGATCCATTATTGCAAAGTGATATAGGTGGATCCAAAAGAGTTGTGCATTCTCATTCTTTCGTGGATAACAAGATTCCTTCATTATGGAAACGTGGTTCTACGAAATTTTTCCCATCTTCTTCGTcttcaacaacaacaacaacaactacaACTACAACAACATCTGCACCCCATACAACACTAATGTCTGAAGAGCAAGCAACAACAGAAGCGAGACGAGACGTTAATGATTTCGAAATACTACCCACCTTGGCCGCCTGGGCACTCGCAGGGTTACGGAGTCCACCAACAAGACCAGCAATTAATGTTACAGGTTCAACGAAGAACATCGATGAGAATGAACTGCAAAAAGTGGGAGatattatag aaAAGCGAGAGACAACTACAAGCTCGACTTCTACTACACCGAGTTCAGTCTTAAATCGAGATATCGTTTTAAAGAACATTACTGAAATTGATCAAAATAGACTACCCTGGAAGCCTGTTTTCTCTTCGTCATTTGGTTCAGAAGGTGAAATTAAAGACAAAACCACAGAATCTATATCAGAAAGAGTACCTGCTGAAAGCAATATATCTTTACAAAATAGCGAAGAACCTGCTACCACTGAGACAATCATTTCGAATGAAGAAACAACAGCAAGGGCAGAGATAGCTGAATCACAGTCTTCCTGGGTTGCATCGACAGTCAATCTTGAACAATCTTCAAGCGATGAATCTGAAGTAACCTCCCAAGATACAATTCCACCAGTTGATCCTACTAAAGCAACTGGATTTGAGTCAATTACGAAATTACCTTCAGATATTACAACTCCTTCCGATGATATAATTGATAGCTCTGATGAAAAGAATGAAATAGTTAAAGCTACTACAAAAATGCCAATAACTGATTATGAAATAACAACAATAAGATTTTCATATGTACCCACGGAACCAACCATAGAAGTTACAGAAACGGAAGCTCCTACCACTGATTGGCATTATGCTGGCCCAATGCGAACAAGACCCACAACCACAATACAAGACGCTCCAATAACTACTTATAGGCCGAAATATTATACTACAACTAATGCAATTGAAGAAAGTACTACTATAGAAGATACAACGCCACAGAATGAAGTATCTTCTCAAATCATGGAAAAGACAACAAATAAAGAACCAACAACAACAGAATCAGTTACAACAGATATAATGACTGAGACTCCTACAGCTGAAACACAATCCATTGAAACAACTACTGAACCTGCAACCACTGAAACTGAAAAAACCACCACTCCAGAAACAACAACAGAAATGGAAACAACAACGATAGTAGTGACTGTTGCAACGGAGATTAATACTGAAATAGCTACAGTTATGACGGAAGCTCCTTCTACTGTAACTCAAACAGAAACTGTACCAATTACCAGTTCCGAGGAAAACatagattttaatgaagtgGTAACTCAAGAAGCAAAGCCGGCAACAACAGAAGCAACAACAATTACAACAACAACCGAAAAAGAGTTGGAAAAAGAAACAACGCTATTCACAACAACCGAAACTGTTACACAACAGAATGGTCATTTTGTGCACACAGATACAACAGAAGACGAAGAATCTGTTGAAACTACAACAGAGGCAGTAACAAAGGATGAGGATGATGAATCAACCACGTATGCGGGAGAGATAACAACAGAAGCGTCTTCTAGAGTACTGGATGATGCAGTGACAGGATCTGGGGCGGGGATTGCGATTGCTGTGAGCACTATTGGTGTTATAGCCCTTATTCTACTCATTGGACTTCtg CTAGTAGTCCGTCGTCGCGGCCGTCGCGGCGTGTACGCACAGCGCTGCACACCCGTCTCCCTCGACGCTTATAGCCTGGACAGCGTCAGCGTCGGCCATCGCAAGGGCAACCAGAGATTGCGCGCCAGCAAGCGGAGCTATGGCAACCCGGCGTATGATGATGAG GTGACATCACACCCCATGAACTACGCAGCATTAGCCAACTTTGCCCTGGACATTGACTCCATAACAGCCGAGTTCACAGAGATCCCCACAGTGACAGTACGACCAGAGGAAGTACCACCAGGGTGTGAAGATAAGAACCGCTATTCTAATGTTCTGCCGCTCCCGGAGACCAGGGTTCCCTTGAAGAGGATTGGTGGTGATCCCACAACGGAGTATATTAACGCTAATTATGTTACT GGTCCAGGAAACATCAGGAACTACTACATAGCGTGCCAGGCGCCTCTCTCCAACACTGTGGTGGACTTCTGGCGCATGATGTGGGAACAGAACTCTAGGCTCATTGTCATGCTTACGGAGTATTTGGAGAATGGAGTT GAGAAATGTTACGAGTACCTCCCACCATCCGAAATATCGGATAATAGACGCACCTTCGGAGAATTCCAGATCATCTTAAAGAAACGTGAACAACGAGACAGATACGCTATTTCCAGcgttcaattaattaatttgtccACAAGAACTTGGAGGGAAATAACACATTTATGGTACTTCTGGCCAGCGAAGGGAGTGCCTGAAGATTACGAATCGGTGATCGATTTCCTCTCAGAAATGAGGAGCTATATGAAGATATCGCAGACAGCCAAAGAGTATGATGAGGAAG GTTTAGAAGTAATCTACGAAGATCAAAACCGTTCGTCCTACAACAACTTGTCCAAACTAAGAAGTGACGACGCGTCCGGCAATGGAGTCAACGTGTACTCTCCAGCCAAAGCAGAGGAACTGCTGCGACGAGGGTACTCCACCAATGGTACTTTGGGCAAGATGAAGGTCGCTTCAGAGGTGGAAG GCGTCCGACCATGCGTAGTAGTATGCGCATCAGGCGCGGGTCGGTCCGCTGCGCTGATCGCCGCTGACATCTGCTCGCGTGCGCTGGCCGCGGGCGCCGCGGACCTGCCGCGCACAGTACGAGCGTTGCGCACGCAGCGCCCGCACTCTATATCCAATAGACATCATTATATCTTTCTTTATAGG CTTCTCAGTGAATATGGTAACCGGCTGATGGGCGGCGGAGTGGATACAATATAA